A window of Komagataella phaffii GS115 chromosome 1, complete sequence contains these coding sequences:
- a CDS encoding 5-phospho-ribosyl-1(alpha)-pyrophosphate synthetase, synthesizes PRPP, producing the protein MTVTKKKNSIKLLCGNSHPDLGEQIARRLGIEVSNVKAYQYSNMETAVSIGESLRDEDVYILQSGCGETAINDFLMELLIMIHACKSASARRITAVIPSFPYARQDRKDKSRAPITAKLIANLLTTAGCNHVITMDLHASQIQGFFNIPVDNLYAEPSVLRYIRERIIDWKEAIIVSPDAGGAKRAAALADELDLNFALIHKERARANEVSRMVLVGDVTDKVCILVDDIADTCSTLVKAADTLLNSGARRVVSIVTHGILSDSAIERINSGISLDSLACTNSMPQVSNRRQSSKIDVIDISGTLAEAIRRLHNGESVSYLFKNAPL; encoded by the coding sequence ATGACTGTtacaaaaaagaaaaacagcATCAAACTTCTGTGCGGAAACTCTCATCCAGACTTAGGTGAGCAGATAGCGAGGAGGTTAGGGATTGAAGTTAGCAATGTCAAGGCATATCAATACTCCAATATGGAAACAGCTGTTAGCATTGGCGAATCACTCAGAGACGAGGATGTATACATCCTTCAAAGTGGATGCGGAGAAACTGCAATAAATGATTTCCTAATGGAATTATTGATCATGATCCATGCGTGCAAGAGTGCCTCTGCTCGACGGATTACTGCTGTAATTCCTAGTTTTCCTTATGCTCGTCAAGATAGGAAAGATAAGAGCCGTGCTCCAATAACTGCAAAACTGATAGCTAACCTTCTCACCACTGCTGGCTGCAACCACGTAATCACGATGGATCTGCATGCTTCGCAGATTCAGGGGTTCTTCAATATTCCAGTAGATAATCTTTATGCTGAACCCAGTGTCCTTCGTTATATTCGAGAAAGAATAATTGATTGGAAAGAAGCTATCATCGTAAGTCCTGATGCCGGAGGAGCTAAAAGAGCCGCTGCGTTAGCGGATGAATTAGATCTCAACTTCGCGTTGATACACAAAGAACGAGCAAGGGCTAATGAAGTATCTCGTATGGTTTTGGTTGGAGACGTTACAGATAAAGTTTGTATTCTCGTTGATGACATAGCTGATACTTGTAGTACATTGGTGAAGGCCGCGGACACATTGTTGAATAGCGGAGCTCGCCGCGTGGTATCAATAGTGACACATGGTATCCTCAGCGACAGCGCTATTGAGAGAATAAACTCCGGAATTTCTTTAGATTCTCTAGCTTGTACTAACTCCATGCCGCAGGTCTCCAACAGGAGGCAAAGCAGCAAGATTGATGTCATTGATATTAGTGGCACTCTAGCCGAAGCCATTCGAAGGCTCCACAATGGTGAAAGCGTTAGCTatttgttcaagaatgCGCCTTTATAA
- a CDS encoding Ubiquitin-conjugating enzyme involved in ER-associated protein degradation, with product MATKQAHRRLTKEYKLIQDNSPPFITAHPSESNILEWHYVIDGPPDTPYNNGQYHGVLLFPSEYPFKPPSIKMCTPNGRFQTNTKLCLSMSDFHPDLWNPGWSVTTILVGLLSFMTGSDSTTGSISTSDAVKVNLAKASKFYNACQNSAFQVQFPALAKQTIDQIHEDRLREIADVRKLDCPTDTAEGAINIGEIEDPEDKVRYQIWKENESKRADQNDKSPASILSKLQYILFFIFLGAIFKYYVH from the coding sequence ATGGCTACGAAACAAGCTCATCGACGACTTACCAAAGAATATAAACTTATACAAGATAATTCTCCGCCATTTATTACCGCCCATCCTAGTGAATCAAATATTTTAGAATGGCATTATGTCATTGATGGTCCTCCTGACACCCCCTACAACAACGGCCAATATCATGGAGTTCTACTGTTTCCATCAGAATATCCATTCAAACCCCCCTCGATAAAAATGTGCACACCAAATGGACGCTTCCAAACTAATACCAAACTTTGTCTCTCTATGAGCGATTTCCACCCGGACTTATGGAATCCTGGATGGTCGGTTACAACTATACTCGTGGGATTACTGAGTTTTATGACAGGTTCCGATTCCACCACCGGATCTATAAGCACCAGTGACGCTGTGAAGGTAAACCTGGCAAAGGCCAGTAAGTTCTACAATGCTTGCCAAAATTCAGCATTTCAGGTTCAATTTCCAGCACTTGCCAAGCAAACAATTGACCAAATACACGAAGACAGGCTGAGAGAGATCGCCGATGTACGGAAGCTAGACTGTCCCACTGATACTGCTGAAGGTGCTATCAATATTGGAGAAATAGAAGATCCAGAAGATAAAGTGCGATACCAAAtatggaaagaaaatgaatCCAAACGAGCAGACCAGAACGATAAATCGCCTGCATCAAtcctttcaaaattgcAGTACATATTGTTTTTTATATTTCTGGGTGCCATATTCAAGTATTATGTTCATTGA
- a CDS encoding Zn-ribbon protein produces the protein METIYDHIEIEDFIFDPILQIFQYPCPCGDRFQISLDDLKDGEDVAICPSCSLMVQVVFEEEDLQQYVDQLS, from the coding sequence ATGGAAACAATTTATGATCATATAGAAATCGAagattttatttttgatcCTATTCTACAGATTTTCCAGTATCCATGTCCTTGTGGGGATAggtttcaaatctcctTAGATGATTTAAAGGACGGGGAAGATGTTGCTATTTGTCCATCTTGCTCTCTAATGGTTCAAgtagtttttgaagaagaagatttgcaACAATATGTCGATCAACTAAGTTAA
- a CDS encoding 40S ribosomal protein S8: MGISRDSRHKRSATGAKRAQFRKKRKFESGRQGANTKIGPKRIHTVRTRGGNKKFRALRLETGNFSWASEGVSRKTRIAGVVYHPSSNELVRTNTLTKSAIVQIDGTPFRQWYEAHYGKALGKRTQAEVDEESEKSPELLKEQASRASESVLEDALSHQFLSGKLYACISSRPGQSGRCDGYILEGEELAFYLRRLTAKK, translated from the coding sequence ATGGGTATTTCTCGTGATTCACGTCATAAACGTTCCGCTACTGGTGCTAAGCGTGCACAGTTCAGAAAGAAGCGGAAGTTTGAGTCTGGTCGTCAAGGTGCCAACACTAAGATTGGACCAAAGAGAATCCACACTGTCAGAACCAGAGGTGGTAACAAAAAGTTTAGGGCTTTAAGATTGGAGACAGGTAATTTCTCTTGGGCATCCGAGGGTGTCTCTAGAAAGACTAGAATTGCTGGTGTTGTGTACCATCCATCAAGTAACGAACTTGTTAGAACCAACACTTTGACCAAGTCTGCTATTGTACAAATTGATGGTACCCCCTTTAGACAATGGTATGAAGCCCATTACGGTAAGGCTTTGGGTAAGCGAACACAAGCTGAAGTTGATGAGGAGTCTGAGAAATCCCCTGAATTATTAAAGGAACAGGCCTCCAGGGCTTCGGAATCCGTTTTGGAGGATGCCTTGAGCCACCAGTTCCTTTCTGGTAAACTTTACGCCTGTATTTCTTCTAGACCGGGCCAGTCTGGTAGATGCGACGGCTATATTTTGGAGGGCGAGGAACTAGCTTTTTACTTACGTAGATTAACTGCTAAGAAATAG
- a CDS encoding Component of the small-subunit (SSU) processome, with the protein MAKKKNTNESSRRYQFRSFRDHIESIKIEPTLKLSKRSFDYADVSHFLSALNHWRELNATSSFIDLVDEVTPISQTLPQLLYHKDAIFNALERSLQTNQALGLRPVLEMTAQLCHDLSEDFLEYYERIMKVLRDLSVKQTDAACLEWIFDCIAFIFKYLVKYLSQNLIPTFRYLTPLLENDTKRYNVVFSSQALSFLIKKAAPNALKDLIKFSFEEPKKMKTFHKTYFEALVIMYSESMKGVSGSLHSKSDQILAALVSYVVTEPEHDMATTVLCDTLSNVLRHTNTREQARGLNELILVQLNEVLDKNEPLESYVYCSFVRILTVLVYTDNGSKISNWTKILQTAERVIEFSSNNEEKRFCQLSLNLYAVLLRNCEMSDMAKYYRQLFSRALSFKCSLFLPFIELCLSLNVQKTVALSNAYLQQFMTENWRTSTKEITYFIHKISEMNLLSMAADNHGFLNSRFSITFSPELPHHLVAQLCLDDESDEAIYENLWRLRLLNLTGSKIDPKLVHIVRKVFDASFRSNSTLSKEIIGLTLKTLSRVDLDSETMGHVVKKLLGCADSHKTNVHYLEGATEFLSGLRNEVPLEMLNDNQLSLIQSFCTNCSLPYHEVRKSTLKLIIVILLKINDTEQTVSLLRKCLLIEDIPLSFESSRDIQLRLRNLASDYSSSPPNYLSDIVVLRFFFGQLANKFSPSWKVIWEVFPKIAAKNCKYVWELAYYFLKDPQNHTAEVEADDSFDFLGRQEEAFSHHSTNPWSTISDTRFAKFSNASAQFFSSYENISFSLLNTLVYTPDDFNGIFSMRSQVLKTLITFPSLPQEHSIDLVPFLLNKFEEDCELKMGKYQVFSAADKALLLDLFTEFPELKSIEYSDRIYHYALNLLTSRDDRRQRLALKCIFAFKNKHIEKYRDNLENLIDDTSFKDEIFRLVSKNQDSNLLEEEDIDYVIPLVLRILYGKLQTAKGSDSKEGKKNAVLSILPNLQKRHIIYFLSLGHENIDSESFFRDQKVNTHTVSEKSLKQQVGFVNMLQAVASTLGEPYTEALGYSVKPLVYSLSLAQTLVQTKKDDVKDESEVQIEKLAKTLRQSAMNCLRKFFLVLDPQVFSWDEYFPLIFKFILKERLLKILPENSRQASSILKILCLWSGDNYYHYLFTEDFLPLRAVLSLLDTEYFNCQVLKMVLNFVKTMISRVVPDDVYIEAISLIVEAVLKVLAPLLEKIEEPPILTLGIDVLLILVENDYVNDLQIKTQLIEAVTAVLNKQKLQIDQLDRIRVYQTLASLVANIASTIEEINPLYQVISKAYEIETQNDIRLMIGSVFMKLQGEYEELYPVGDLVNSLNAHGPNSDKDIDYPTRLRAFRRINEDLFLSLTQLQWLPILYNSLYFIDHAEELSLRSNSSFTLRRFIECYSLKETIEAAQPLIQILKAVVLPHLKEGLLNENILVRTEYIGVLRSIVSVSHHFDELNDLKVLIAQTEESSVFNSVQFAELHESDEDKVDFFSDIVNIQTYCRFSALEKLRKHRQDLYVDNLYEYILPVIETVCFSKDEKHEQLAIEAIDTMGYLSVVLKWSQFKLLIRKHLARLKREVTVDGLRNNINIVVALSKSMFQSVENYKKGDNLLTFKEYPTDAELEFFVKRTLLPSMISRLGVSSIQEDEEQNTASIRVPLSLGMVSAVMCLDEQSMIAELPGVLTGICQQLRCKIESVRDAVREYLGRIAVLLGASHFKFIIKELKGALSRGAHVHILSYTLYHLMVHMTKNDHLAHGDMDDCAQLIIDIIMEDTFGAAGHEKDADAYISRTKEVKEKMSFETAEILARNISLTYFSALIRPVKLLLKERLSSKVRTKLNQLMHRFSVGLSYNDEANTAQVLRLCYELYRQAQSYVEEKETSKKKSNRNVDDSSAHFLVQLDSRPLKTMNEYSQSVGTLEKFAFDILGNVLAEHQNLLTVGNLSMFLPILELSLSQSDDDEVVASNIRIMILLVQLPFPAEKNPFFQRYTTQVLKILRECPNTGSELCQACLKYLSGVLEFKFQIELTNQDIKHILLQIQPDLAEPPKQELAFEFLKSLVSQHVMLPEIYDIMNEVAEIMITNHNKLTRKLSLEVYLQFLMEYDQSRGRLERQFMMLVDNLDYPVETGRQSVMELLHHVVQSSDIGLISKLSSSFFVSLINVSIVDDSSKCREMASLLISQILKILYEHSSSEILLKIIKYGKAWTNHETTILQRCGLHTYKLLIQQTGVGYNSEFDALILQTCHKVFASASAASTAIIEWELLFYCLNTFACILEHRGELELNDARLLTIWKDLIGILLFPHSWIRLLASRIIGSLIEHTAVFMTVFDQYDAQTIAYRLLHQLDAPQVSEKLSEQVVRNLSSLSVHWNSSNAKCLQKDEMDCQYNTSLEWALSRVCAIVRQDSRASQAKKAGIQYFAVIIQLVNPDKLRQLYAKQIILALYPFIEREYHDGGKMELEQLAEECVSMLNSKLGTSVFTELFVEVQTIVHQRRAERKAHWKDIQDTKPEEAQKLRAIRHEKKRKRTKENLLTQPCRMSFTAMTSEPVKNSR; encoded by the coding sequence atggcaaagaagaaaaataccaaTGAATCGTCTAGGAGATATCAGTTCAGGTCCTTTAGGGATCATATAGAATCTATAAAGATAGAACCCACCCTAAAGCTTTCGAAGAGGTCCTTTGATTATGCTGATGTTTCCCATTTCCTATCTGCCCTGAATCACTGGAGAGAATTGAATGCAACTAGCTCCTTTATCGATCTCGTTGACGAGGTTACACCAATTAGTCAGACTCTTCCGCAGTTATTATATCATAAAGACGcaattttcaatgcttTAGAAAgatctcttcaaaccaacCAGGCGTTAGGATTACGGCCAGTTCTTGAGATGACTGCTCAACTATGTCACGACCTAAGCGAAGACTTCCTAGAGTATTATGAGAGAATAATGAAAGTTCTTAGAGATTTGTCTGTAAAACAAACTGATGCAGCTTGCTTAGAGTGGATTTTCGACTGTATTGCAtttattttcaagtatCTAGTCAAATACCTCTCGCAGAATTTGATTCCAACGTTCAGGTATTTGACGCCTTTGTTGGAGAATGACACAAAAAGATACAACGTCgtattttcttctcagGCTTTGTCTTTTTTGATTAAAAAAGCTGCCCCCAATGCTTTAAAGGACTTGATAAAGTTTTCGTTTGAGGAGCCgaaaaagatgaagactTTCCACAAAACTTATTTTGAGGCTTTGGTAATTATGTACTCTGAGTCCATGAAAGGAGTTTCAGGTTCCTTGCACAGCAAATCTGACCAGATTCTTGCCGCTCTAGTTTCTTATGTTGTCACTGAACCTGAACACGACATGGCCACTACTGTGTTATGTGATACGTTATCCAATGTTTTACGTCATACAAACACTAGAGAGCAAGCGAGAGGACTGAATGAACTTATATTGGTTCAATTGAATGAGGTACTAGATAAGAACGAGCCCCTTGAATCATATGTCTATTGTTCTTTCGTGAGGATATTAACCGTTTTGGTATATACGGACAACGGCTCTAAGATAAGTAACTGGACAAAAATCCTCCAGACTGCAGAAAGAGTAATagaattttcttcaaacaatGAAGAGAAGAGGTTTTGTCAACTCTCTTTGAATTTATATGCGGTTTTACTGAGGAACTGCGAGATGTCAGATATGGCTAAATATTACCGCCAGTTATTCAGCAGAGCCCTTTCCTTCAAATGCAGTTTATTTCTCCCTTTCATTGAGCTGTGTTTGAGTTTAAATGTTCAGAAGACTGTAGCTTTGTCGAACGCATACCTGCAGCAGTTCATGACAGAAAACTGGCGAACCTCAACCAAAGAGATAACATACTTTATTCATAAGATCTCTGAGATGAATTTACTCTCTATGGCAGCAGACAATCATGGGTTCCTGAATAGTCGTTTTTCCATTACTTTTTCTCCCGAGTTGCCTCATCATCTAGTTGCTCAACTATGTTTAGATGACGAGTCTGACGAGGCGATCTACGAGAATCTCTGGAGACTCAGGTTACTGAATTTAAcaggttcaaaaattgatccCAAACTTGTCCACATTGTAAGGAAGGTTTTTGATGCAAGTTTTAGATCCAATTCAACTTTGTCTAAAGAGATAATTGGGCTCACTTTAAAGACATTATCGAGAGTAGACCTTGATTCAGAAACTATGGGTCATGTTGTGAAGAAATTACTCGGATGTGCAGATTCTCATAAAACTAACGTCCACTATCTAGAAGGTGCTACCGAATTTTTGAGTGGCTTAAGAAATGAGGTACCTTTGGAAATGTTGAATGATAACCAGTTATCTCTCATTCAGTCCTTTTGCACCAACTGCTCACTGCCTTATCACGAGGTTCGTAAGAGTACTTTAAAGTTGATCATAGTTATTCTTCTCAAAATAAATGACACTGAACAGACAGTGTCATTATTGCGCAAATGCTTGTTGATAGAAGATATTCCCCTCTCTTTTGAGTCTAGTCGAGACATCCAGTTGAGACTCAGGAATTTAGCCTCAGATTATTCTTCATCACCCCCTAATTACCTAAGTGATATTGTCGTGCTGagattcttttttggcCAACTGGCAAACAAATTTTCGCCCTCCTGGAAAGTTATTTGGGAAGTATTCCCCAAAATAGCTGCAAAAAATTGCAAGTATGTCTGGGAACTTGCCTATtactttttgaaagatcctcaaaatcataCTGCTGAAGTAGAGGCGGATGAtagttttgattttttaGGGCGACAAGAGGAAGCTTTTAGCCATCACAGTACAAATCCTTGGTCGACCATTTCCGATACAAGATTTgccaaattttcaaatgcttcagctcaattcttttcatcttaCGAAAacatttcattttcattacTCAATACTCTGGTCTATACTCCGGATGATTTCAATGGtatcttttcaatgagaaGTCAAGTTTTAAAAACTTTGAttacttttccaagtctTCCTCAAGAACACAGTATAGATCTTGTGCCTTTTCTTCTTaacaagtttgaagaagattgtGAATTAAAAATGGGAAAGTACCAGGTATTCTCTGCCGCTGATAAGGCGTTGCTTTTAGATCTTTTTACAGAGTTTCCGGAATTGAAAAGCATTGAGTACAGTGATCGGATCTATCATTATGCTCTCAACTTATTGACCAGTAGAGACGACAGACGCCAAAGATTGGCTCTGAAATGTATATTTGCattcaaaaacaaacaCATTGAAAAGTACAGGGAtaatttggaaaacttgatTGATGACacttcattcaaagatgagATTTTCAGGTTAGTGAGCAAGAATCAAGACAGTAACCTgcttgaagaagaagatattgattATGTTATACCCCTGGTATTAAGAATTTTGTATGGTAAACTTCAAACAGCTAAAGGGAGTGACTcgaaagaaggaaaaaaaaatgctgTTCTCTCTATTTTGCCCAATCTGCAAAAACGTCACATTATATATTTTCTTTCGTTGGGACATGAAAACATTGATAGTGAATCGTTTTTCCGTGACCAAAAAGTCAACACCCATACCGTTTCAGagaaatctttgaaacaacaagtTGGATTTGTTAACATGTTGCAAGCAGTAGCGTCTACTTTGGGAGAACCTTATACGGAAGCGTTGGGTTACTCAGTTAAACCTCTAGTCTATTCTTTATCATTGGCACAGACTCTTGTCCAGACTAAGAAAGATGATGTTAAAGATGAATCCGAAGTTCAAATAGAAAAGTTGGCGAAGACCCTGAGACAGTCGGCCATGAACTGTTTGagaaaattttttcttgttcttgaCCCTCAAGTTTTCTCATGGGATGAGTATTTTCCACTAATATTCAAAtttattttgaaggagCGGTTGCTTAAAATTTTACCGGAAAATTCAAGACAAGCATCTTCTATTTTAAAGATTTTATGCTTGTGGTCAGGAGATAATTATTATCATTACTTATTTACCGAAGACTTTCTTCCTCTCAGAGCTGTTCTATCTTTATTGGATACAGAGTATTTCAACTGccaagttttgaagatggtgctcaattttgtcaaaacAATGATCAGCAGGGTTGTCCCAGATGACGTTTACATTGAAGCTATCTCTCTGATTGTGGAAGCTGTTTTGAAGGTATTGGCTCCACTCTTAGAAAAGATAGAAGAGCCTCCAATACTAACTCTTGGGATCGATGTACTTTTGATCCTGGTAGAGAATGATTACGTCAATGACcttcaaatcaaaactCAGTTGATAGAAGCTGTTACTGCAGTACTTAATAAGCAAAAACTACAAATAGATCAGCTTGACAGAATTCGAGTTTATCAGACTTTGGCTTCTTTGGTGGCTAATATTGCTTCAACTATCGAGGAAATTAATCCTTTATATCAAGTCATTTCCAAGGCCTATGAAATCGAAACTCAAAACGACATTAGACTGATGATTGGGAGTGTTTTTATGAAACTTCAAGGAGAGTATGAAGAGCTTTATCCGGTTGGTGATTTGGTaaactctttgaatgcACATGGACCTAATTCAGATAAGGACATTGATTACCCAACGAGGCTAAGAGCCTTCAGAAGAATAAACGAAGACTTGTTTCTGAGTTTGACACAACTGCAGTGGCTCCCAATCCTTTACAATTCTCTTTATTTCATCGATCATGCCGAAGAGTTATCGTTGAGATCAAATTCCTCCTTTACCCTGAGAAGATTTATTGAGTGTTACTCGTTGAAGGAAACCATCGAAGCTGCCCAACCTCTAATACAGATTCTAAAGGCTGTAGTGCTACCGCATTTGAAAGAAGgacttttgaatgaaaatatACTAGTTCGAACTGAATATATTGGAGTGTTGAGAAGCATCGTTAGTGTATCGCATCACTTTGATGAGttgaatgatttgaagGTACTGATCGCCCAAACTGAAGAGAGCTCGGTGTTCAACTCTGTGCAATTTGCGGAGCTACACGAAAGTGACGAGGACAAAGTTGACTTTTTCAGTGACATTGTTAACATTCAAACGTATTGTCGTTTTTCGGCCCTGGAAAAGCTTAGAAAACATCGTCAAGATTTGTATGTTGATAACCTTTATGAATATATCCTTCCAGTCATTGAAACAGTATGTTTTTCCAAGGATGAGAAGCACGAGCAATTGGCCATTGAGGCAATTGATACTATGGGATATCTGTCAGTTGTGCTAAAATGGAGTCAGTTTAAACTACTAATAAGAAAGCATCTTGCTCGCTTGAAGCGGGAAGTTACAGTTGATGGTTTAAGAAACAATATAAATATAGTTGTTGCTCTTTCCAAGAGCATGTTTCAATCTGTTGAAAACTATAAAAAAGGTGACAATTTACTGACCTTCAAAGAATACCCTACAGATGCAGAATTAGAATTCTTTGTCAAGAGGACCTTACTTCCCTCCATGATAAGTCGTCTAGGTGTTTCTTCTATAcaagaagatgaggaaCAGAACACGGCATCTATCCGGGTTCCTTTGTCACTTGGAATGGTTTCGGCAGTGATGTGTTTGGATGAGCAATCAATGATTGCTGAACTTCCTGGAGTTTTGACAGGGATTTGTCAACAACTGCGGTGCAAGATCGAGTCGGTCCGTGATGCTGTTAGAGAATATCTTGGCCGTATTGCTGTGCTTCTAGGCGCGTCACACTTTAAGTTTATTATTAAGGAACTTAAGGGTGCGTTGTCCCGAGGAGCTCATGTTCATATCCTTAGTTACACGTTATATCATCTGATGGTCCATATGACCAAGAATGATCATCTCGCCCATGGTGATATGGATGATTGTGCCCAACTGATCATTGATATTATTATGGAAGACACATTTGGAGCTGCTGGTCATGAGAAAGATGCAGATGCTTATATCAGTAGGACGAAGGAGGTAAAGGAAAAGATGAGTTTCGAAACGGCCGAAATCCTAGCCAGAAACATCTCTTTGACATACTTTTCTGCTCTTATTCGGCCAGTAaaacttcttctcaaagaaCGACTTTCCTCGAAGGTGCGTACTAAACTCAACCAGTTAATGCATAGATTTTCGGTAGGTTTATCTTACAATGATGAGGCAAATACAGCACAAGTTCTAAGACTATGTTATGAATTATATCGTCAAGCCCAGAGCTACgttgaagagaaagagacTAGTAAGAAGAAGTCAAATCGAAATGTTGATGACTCGTCTGCCCATTTTTTGGTACAATTAGACAGCAGGCCCTTGAAAACAATGAATGAATACTCACAGAGCGTGGGCACACTTGAGAAATTCGCATTCgatattcttggaaatgttTTAGCAGAACATCAGAATCTGTTGACAGTGGGTAACTTATCCATGTTTTTGCCCATTCTGGAGCTATCGCTTTCACaaagtgatgatgatgaagttgTTGCTTCCAACATAAGAATTATGATCCTTCTGGTTCAGTTGCCATTTCCTGCTGAGAAGAACCCATTTTTTCAGCGTTATACCACCCAAGTGCTAAAAATCCTACGAGAGTGCCCTAATACAGGTTCAGAGCTTTGCCAAGCTTGCCTAAAATATCTCTCTGGAGTATTAGAGTTTAAGTTCCAGATTGAGTTAACAAACCAAGACATTAAACATATATTATTACAAATTCAACCTGATTTAGCCGAACCTCCCAAACAGGAACTCgcttttgaatttctcaAGTCATTGGTCTCTCAGCACGTAATGCTTCCAGAGATATATGACATTATGAATGAAGTAGCTGAGATCATGATAACAAACCATAACAAACTGACCAGGAAGTTGTCGCTCGAagtttatcttcaatttttgatgGAGTACGACCAAAGTCGAGGACGATTGGAAAGGCAATTTATGATGCTAGTTGATAATTTGGATTATCCTGTTGAAACAGGTCGTCAGTCGGTGATGGAGCTATTGCACCACGTTGTTCAGTCTTCGGATATCGGTCTGATAAGCAAATTGTCTTCGTCATTTTTTGTatctttgatcaatgtATCAATTGTGGAcgattcttcaaaatgcAGGGAAATGGCTAGCCTATTGATTAgtcaaattttgaaaattctCTATGAGCattcatcttcagaaatattgttgaaaattATTAAATATGGGAAAGCTTGGACGAATCATGAAACCACGATATTGCAACGTTGTGGTCTTCACACCTACAAACTGTTAATTCAGCAAACTGGCGTGGGCTATAATTCAGAATTTGATGCCTTAATATTACAAACTTGTCACAAAGTCTTTGCCTCTGCTAGTGCTGCGTCAACTGCAATCATTGAATGGGAGCTACTGTTTTATTGTTTGAATACTTTTGCCTGTATACTTGAACATCGTGGGGAACTTGAGTTGAATGATGCCCGACTGTTAACtatttggaaagatttgatTGGCATCCTTCTATTTCCTCATAGTTGGATACGACTCTTAGCATCGCGCATCATCGGTTCCCTTATAGAGCACACCGCTGTGTTCATGACTGTTTTTGACCAATACGATGCCCAAACTATAGCTTATAGGCTACTGCATCAGCTAGATGCTCCACAAGTGTCGGAGAAATTGAGTGAGCAAGTTGTCAGAAATCTGAGTAGCTTATCAGTGCATTGGAATTCATCTAACGCCAAGTGTTTGcaaaaagatgaaatgGATTGCCAATATAACACTAGCTTGGAGTGGGCCCTCTCTCGAGTATGCGCTATAGTAAGGCAGGATAGTAGAGCGTCGCAAGCGAAGAAAGCTGGAATTCAATACTTTGCAGTCATCATTCAATTAGTCAATCCTGATAAATTACGTCAACTATATGCCAAACAAATCATTCTGGCTTTGTACCCATTCATTGAACGCGAGTATCACGATGGAGGAAAAATGGAATTAGAACAGCTTGCAGAAGAGTGTGTATCTATGTTAAATTCAAAGCTAGGAACTAGTGTTTTTACTGAATTATTTGTCGAAGTTCAGACTATTGTCCACCAAAGAAGGGCCGAAAGAAAAGCCCATTGGAAAGATATTCAAGACACTAAACCCGAGGAGGCACAGAAGCTGAGAGCTATCAGAcatgaaaagaaaaggaaaaggaccaaagaaaatttgTTGACGCAACCTTGTCGAATGAGTTTTACCGCGATGACAAGCGAACCCGTAAAAAATAGTAGATAG